ACGGCATGAAGGAGGGCATCGGGCTGGCCGTGTCGCTAGCGCAGCGTACGCAGGTCAGCCGGGTGGAGATCGACCTGCACGGCACCGGCGGCCTCGTGCAGGTGCGCTCGACCACACCCGGGGCCCCCACGGACGGCCCGGTGCTGGCCGAGGGCGAGATGGGCCCCGGCACCGTCCTCACCTTCACCGAGCCGGTCGAGACCGAGAGCCTCGTGCTGTGGTTCCCGCGCCTGCCCGTGGCGGACTCCGACGGGAAGAACCGCATCGAGCTGAGCGAGCTGCGCCTCGGGTGACGGCCGGCACGCCGCCGGACCCGGGAGTGCCTGGGTCGGGGGAACATCGGACACGTACGATCTGTTGTAGGAGACAGGACCGGGCCTCGCCACACCAGCGTGGGCCCGGCTCGTCCGCGAATCTCTACCTGAGCGAGGAACACGCATGACCGAGGAGACCAGCACGCCCGAGGTGCGGGACGTCATCATCGTCGGGTCCGGCCCGGCGGGCTACACCGCGGCGATCTACGCGGCGCGGGCCAACCTGCGCCCGGTGGTCTTCGCTGGTTCGATCACCGCCGGCGGTGCCCTGATGAACACCACCGAGGTGGAGAACTTCCCCGGCTTCGAGCACGGCATCCTCGGCCCCGAGCTGATGGAGCAGATGCAGAAGCAGGCGCAGCGCTTCGGGGCCGAGGTCCGTTACGAGGACGTCGTCTCCGTCGATCTGACGGGCGAGATCAAGACCGTCACCACCGACGACGACGAGACGTTCGCCGCGCGAGCGGTGATCCTCGCCAACGGGTCCGCGTACCGCAAGCTCGGCCTGGCCGAGGAGGAGCGCTTCTCTGGGCGCGGCGTGTCCTGGTGCGCCACCTGCGACGGATTCTTCTTCCGCGACCAGCACCTCGTGGTCGTCGGCGGCGGGGACTCCGCGATGGAGGAGGCCACGTTCCTGACCCGGTTCGCCTCCAAGGTGACCGTGGTCCACCGGCGCGACTCCCTCCGGGCCTCGAAGATCATGGCCGACCGTGCCATGAGCAACGAGAAGATCGAGTTCGCGTGGAACAGTGAGATCGCCGCGATCACCGGGGAGAACAAGGTCGGCTCCGTGACCCTGCGGGACACCGTCACCGGCGAGACCCGCGAGCTGGACGCCACCGGCGTCTTCGTGGCCATCGGCCACGACCCGCGCACCGAGATCCTCGCCGGTCAGGTCGACCTGGACGACGCGGGCTACATCAAGGTCGCCTCCCCCTCCACCGCGACGAACATCCCCGGCGTGTTCGCCGCCGGCGACGCCGTCGACCACACCTACCGTCAGGCCATCACGGCCGCCGGCACAGGCTGCGCCGCCGCGCTGGACGCCGAGCGATACCTCGCCGCCCTCGGCGAGGCCGCTGCCCCGGCCCCCGACGTCGCGCAGACCCCCGCCATCGCCTGACCGACCACCGCGTGCCCGAGGAGAACTCATGAGCAACGTCCCCGCCGTCACCGACGACACCTTCGACACCGAGGTCCTCAACTCCGAGGTCCCCGTCCTGGTCGACTTCTGGGCCGAGTGGTGCGCACCGTGCCGCCAGATGGCCCCGATCATCGACGAGATCGCCGGCGCCCACGGCTCGAAGATGAAGTTCGTCAAGCTCGACACGGACACCAACCCCGGCGTCGCGCAGCGCTACGGGATCGTCTCCATCCCCACGTTCAACGTCTACGTCGGCGGTGAGCTCGTGAAGTCGGTGGTGGGCGGTCGCCCGAAGAAGGCGCTCGTGGAGGAGCTCGACGAGTTCCTCAGCTGAGCTTCGTCGTTCCAGACTCGCGCCCCCGCCGGCCCACGCCGGCGGGGGCGTCGTCGTTCCCGCGGACGATGCCGTTCCGCACGGCGAGGCGGCGGCACGAGGCACAACGGCGCAGTGGCACACTGCAGGGACGGGTCGCGGCAGGCGCGGCAGGGACAACTCTCGAGGAGAACGACCATGAGCACTCCGGGTGCGCAGGCAGGCCACGGCGAGCACGGCACGCGGGGCACCGCTGCTGCTGCCGCCGCCGCCGGCACCCGGCTCGACCCCTGGTTCTCCAGCTACGCCGACCGCGCCCACGGCATGCGTGCGTCGGAGGTGCGCTCCCTCTTCGCCGTCGCGAACCGTCCCGAGGTCGTCTCGCTAGCAGGCGGCATGCCCAACATCGACGGGCTGCCGCTGGAGCACCTCGCCGAGATGACGGCCAAGCTGCTGCGCGACCGCGGTACGAAGGCACTGCAGTACGGCGGCGGACAGGGCGAGGAGGAGCTGCGCGAGCAGATCGTCGAGGTGATGCGCTACGACCACATCGCCGCCCACCCCGACGACGTCGTCGTCACCACCGGCTCACAGCAGGCGCTGGACCTGGTCACCGAGATCTTCGTCAACCCCGGCGACGTCGTCGTCGCGGAGGCCCCGAGCTACGTGGGCGCCCTGGGTGTCTTTCGTGCGTACCAGGCGGACGTGGTGCACGTGGCCATGGACGACGACGGCCTGGTGCCGGCCGAGCTGGAGCGCACCCTCACCGAGCTCGAGCGGGCCGGGCGGCGGGTGAAGTTCCTCTACACGATCCCGAACTTCCACAACCCGGCAGGCGTCAGCCTCTCCCTGGAACGGCGCCCCCAGATCGTGGAGATCTGCCGCCGGCACCACGTGCTCATCCTCGAGGACAACCCGTATGGCCTGCTGGGGTTCGACGCCGATCCCCTCCCCTCGCTCAAGAGCTACGACTCCGACGGCGTCGTCTACCTCGGGTCCTTCTCCAAGACGTTCGCGCCGGGCTACCGGGTCGGGTGGGCGGCCGCACCGCACGCCGTACGGGAGAAGCTGGTGCTCGCGAGCGAGTCGGCGATCCTGTCGCCGTCGAACATGGGCCAGCTCTCCATCGCCACCTACCTGTCCAGCTACGACTGGTACGGCCAGGTGAAGGAGTACCGGCAGATGTACCGCGCCCGGCGCGACGCCATGCTCGGTGCCCTTGCGGAGTTCCTCCCCGAGGCGAGGTGGACGGTGCCGGACGGCGGTTTCTACACCTGGGTGACGCTGCCCGCCGGCCTGGACGCCCAGGCGATGCTGCCCCGCGCGGTCACGAATCTGGTGGCGTACGTGTCGGGGACGGCGTTCTACGCCGATGGGCAGGGCCGGGACCACATGCGTCTCTCGTTCTGCTACCCGACGCCGGAGCGCATCCGCGAGGGCGTTCGCCGGCTGTCCAGCGTGGTGCGCGCCGAGGCAGAGCTCGTCGACATGTTCGGCACCTCGCCGAACACCCGGCGCAGCGAGACCGTCGAGATCCCGTCGCCGGATCAGGTGTAAGAGAGGAACGTGATGACCGACCCCGACCCGACGTCCGGGCCCACCCCCACGATCGACGCCCCCACTCCTAGGGGTGCCGACTCAAGCGGACGAGAGGTGGCCGATATGCCGACGGTGGCGATCTTGGCGGGTGGCCTTTCGCACGAGCGGGACATCTCCCTGCGGTCCGGCCGCCGTGTCGCGACGGCGCTGCGCGACCGTGGGCTGTCGGTGTCCGTCATGGACGTGGACGCGGGCCTGATCCCGGCGCTGGACCGGCTGCGGCCAGACGTGGTGTGGCCTCTCGTCCACGGGTCCACCGGGGAGGACGGCTCACTCCAGGACCTGCTCAACCTCCTCGGACTGCCGTACGTCGGCACGCTCGCGGCGGGCTGCCGGCTTGCGTCCAACAAGCCGGTGGCCAAAGCGGTGCTCAGGAGTGCCGGTCTACCGACGCCGAACTACGCAGCATTTCCGCAGTCGCTGTTCCGGGAGGTGGGCGCACAGGCCGTGCTGAACGCGGTGGAGGCGCGGCTCGAGGTCCCCTTGGTTGTCAAGCCCGCCAGCGGCGGCTCCGCGCTGGGCGTGAGCCTGGTGGAGAGCCGCGACCAGCTGCCCGACGCCATGGTGTCCTGCTTTGCGTACGGCGACGTGGCACTGGTCGAGACCGCCGTCACGGGCATCGAGGTGGCAGTCTCCGTCGTCGACCTCGGGGAGGGCCCGCGGGCGCTGCCTGCGGTCGAGATTGTCACCGAAGGCCCGTACGACTACGACGCGCGCTACAACGCCGGCCGCAGCGAGTACTTCGTGCCCGCGCGGCTGAACGAGGAGCAGACCCGGACGGTCAGCGACCTCGCCGTCGCGGTGCACACCACCCTGGGGCTGCGGCACCTCTCACGCACCGACATGATCCTCGATGTTGACGGCACGGCGTGGTTCCTCGACGTCAACGTGGCGCCCGGCATGACCGAGACCTCGCTCTTCCCGCAGGCCGCCCAGGCCGCGGGGGATGTCGACGACATCTACATCGGCATCGTGCGCGCCGCAGCCGTCGCTGCGCAGGTCTAGTCACACGCGCGAAGGCACGTCTACAGACAGCCACCAAGGCCCCGGCGATCAGGCGATCGCCGGGGCCTTGGTTGTCTGGGTCAGTTCTGGCTGCCGAGACCCTGGTCCGCGACCACCGGCGCCTCCCCAGGAGCAAGGACGTCCAGGATGCGGGTGAGGTCGTCCATGCTGGCGAACTCGATCGCGATGCGGCCCTTGCGCTGGCCGAGGTTGACCTTCACGCGCGTGTCGAACCGGTCAGCAAGCCGCGCGGCCACGTGGTTCAGCACCTCGCTGTGTGCTCCCGCCCGGGGTCGGCGGCGCATCTCCGGTGCCACCGGTTCGTCACCGAGCGCGACGATCTCCTCTGTCGCGCGCACGCTCAGGCCCTCTGCCACGATCCTCTGCGCGAGGCGCTCCATCGCCGCGCCGTCGGACAGGCCCAAGAGTGCGCGGGCATGCCCGGCTGAGAGCACACCCGCCGCGACGCGGCGCTGCACGAGGGGAGGGAGCTTGAGGAGGCGCAGCGTGTTCGAGATCTGGGGACGGGAGCGGGCGATGCGTGCGCCGAGCTCGTCGTGCGTGCAACCGAAGTCCTCGAGGAGCTGGCTATAGGCGGCGGCCTCTTCGAGCGGGTTGAGGTCCGCTCGGTGGAGGTTCTCCAGCAAGGCGTCTCGCAGGAGGTTTCCATCGGAGGTGTCCCGGATGATTGCCGGCACGGTGTCGTTTCCGGCCTGTTCGGACGCCCGCCAGCGCCGCTCACCCATGATGAGTTCGTAGCGAGCCTCGGGCGAGTCAGTGATCGGCGCAGTCAGTGGTCGCACCACAACCGGCTGCAGCACGCCGACCTCGCGGATCGAGGCGGCGAGCTCGTCGAGCTCTTCCTCGTCGAAGATCTGCCGGGGCTGCCGCGTGTTCGGGACGATCGCATTGACCGGAAGCTCGGCGAACGTGGCCCCGGGGACCGGGACGAGCCCATCGTCCTCTGCTGTCTCGCTCCCCGCCTCAGCCGGGCTGGTCTCGGCGTGTGCAGCGCCGGCGTCTGGCGCCGCTGCGGGCGAGTAGGTGGCGGCGGGCACCGCGCCACCGGTGGGTTCGGCGGGCGTCACGACGACCGGTGCCGCTTCGTTCACTAGCTCGCTCTCGGCCGACTCGGTGGCTTCAGCCTGAGCCGATGGGGCGGTCGAAGCGGCCGCCTTGGCCGGGCTGGCTCCGGTGCCGCTCTTGGCCGGCGTGGTCTTGCGGGCCTTGGCTGCACTGGCCGACCGTGACTTTGCCGCTTTGCTGGGCTGCATGAGCGCGTTCGCGGCTTTCCGCGCCGCGCTCGGGCCGTCTGCAGTCGGGGCGGGGTCTGCTGCCGGGAGGGCCGCATCAGGGGTGGCGAGCTCGACGACGGCCTCATCCCCGGACGACGCCGTCGTTGAGGAGGGTTGGAAGAACATGTCCGCGGGTCGGGAAGCGGTGGCCGTCTGCGTCGGACCGCTCGGGATCAGGGCACCGATCCCCCTGCCCAGGCCACGCCGCTTCTCGCTCATCGGTTGTCCTCCTCGGCCGAGGCCGCACTCGTGTCGTGATTCGTCTGCGTCGCGCGCGCCGCGACCTCCTGGGCCGCCTCCATGTAGGCGAGGGCGCCGGACGAGCCTGGATCGTAGGTCAGGACGGTCTGTCCATAGCTCGGTGCCTCAGAGATCCTCACCGATCGGGGGATCGTGGCCGCCAGTGTCTCGAGCGGGAAGTGCTCACGGACCTCGTCAGCGACCTCTCTCGCGAGATTGGTCCGCTTGTCGAACATGGTCAGCAGAATCGTCGACACATGTAGATTGGGGTTGAGGTGGCCTCGTATGAGCTCAATGTTGTTTAGGAGCTGGCTGAGACCCTCCAGGGCGTAGTACTCGCACTGGATCGGGATCATGACCTCGCGCGCTGCGACAAAGGCGTTGATCGTCAAGAGGCCCAGGCTGGGCGGGCAGTCGATCAGGACGTAGTCCAGCCGGTCGAGACCCTCGTGCGACCGCCAGTGCAGATACGCCTCGACGGCGGTTCGCAGACGGTTCTCCCGCGCCACTTTGGAGACAAGCTCGATCTCTGCGCCAGACAGGTCGATCGTAGCGGGCACGACCAGCAAGCCGGGGATCGCCGCACATTCCTGGACGACTTCAGAAATCGGAGTTCCCTCGATGACCACGTCGTAAGTGGAGGGCACCCCGGCGTGGTGATCGATGCCGAGTGCCGTAGAGGCGTTCCCCTGCGGGTCGTTGTCGATCACCAGAACATTGAGTCCTCCGTTGGCCAGTGCCCCGGCTATGTTCACCGTGGTGGTCGTCTTGCCGACGCCGCCTTTCTGGTTGGCGATGGTGAAGATCCGCGTCTCTGTCGGCCTATCAAACTTGGCGCCTTGAAGACGGATCCGCCGGCGCGAATCCTCGGCAAGCTGCGCGGCAAGGGGGGTGGTGTCATCGGCCTCTGGCACGCTTTGAAGTAGGGCGGCGCGTCGCAGTGCATCCGCGCCAGCGCGTTCCTGACCTGCAGTGATGCCCTGAGGCACGCCCACTTCGTCATGCGGAGGCACGTCGTCCCCTTCGTTCGATGGAGTAGCCCACGCTCAATGGTAATGGCGGCCGAGCGGTTCTTCGGCACGCCTGTGGGTGAGTCGGGTTTCACGTGAAACGCTCGTCACGTACCGCATAAGCGGTCTTCCGCGGGCTCCCATCACCGGTAGTTCGTACGGTCCTGGTCCGGCGTCCGCTCGGGTTAGCGGGCACGAGCGTAGGGATGTTTGGCGTCCCTGGTGCTCAAGCCCAGGACCGCTCCGCTCCTCCTCGACCACCCTCACGATCGGCCGCAGCCGCCCGGGTAGGGGCGCCGTGTTTCACGTGAAACACGGGTTATGAACCGCACGTACGGACTCCGAGATCAGATTCGCTCAACCACTTGTACCGTAGCGCGCGTGCTCGGTCGCGTCCTCGTGGCGCGGGCACAGCCCGAGAGCCTAGGTCCGACATACTGAGGGGCAGGCCGCAGTTGTGGTTTCACGTGAAACCCAGCGCCATCACGTCCTGGCCATCCATGCCGCTGCAGCAGGCCGGTCCCTCATTCGCTGAAGGCCCGCGCATCGACCGCCACTGGTGCTCCTGTAGAGGATCAGGTTCAAGGTTGCAGCGAATGGTCGCGGTGCAATTGTCAAACCGAAGTTTCGGCTACCCCCGCCAATACTCCGCTCTACCGGCGCATGCGGCGTTAAGGGAAGCCTCGACACGAGGACCGCGGACCGTCACCGGAGTTTCACGTGAAACGAGCGCAGCTCTTTCGTCTCGAAAGCGAGTACAGCCGAGATCTCGTCTCGGTCAGCTGCACCGCCACGGCGCGAGTCTTCACACCAGCACGCCCTGAGTGCCACAACGCTTCAGCATGCTCTGTTGTCGATCACCAAACGTGCGCCAACTACGGGCTGCATTCGTGTTCCACGTGAAACGACGCACACCTGCCAGCCTCGTGGAGCGTCACCGTAGCACCGCGCCCGGCCGGTGCCATCTTTAGGTGCATCCCATGGCCGGCTCATAAGATCCGACCCAGACTTACTCTGTTCGGCAGGGTCGGGTACCGCGCAAGGCATTCGGGCGAAAGCTAAACCCTGGCCGCGCGGCCACGCGTCTGAGCTAAACGGGCTCTACGTGCTGTTCCGAAGCGCATCCGGACTCCAAGTGGGCGCACAGCGCAGCGGCATTACGTCGGTTTCACGTGAAACAGACATCTCCGAGCGGGTCGTCGAGGTACAAATCCAGGAATTCAAGACTAGGGACAACAGGTGCGCCGTCTACCGCCTGCGAAGCCCTCAGTTGGGCAATTCTTGATCGGCCCGCTGAACTTCCCGTCCCTGCCCTTTATCATCGCTGACTGTGCCTTCAGTTCTCCGCCGCCGGAGTCGTGCTTGTCACGAACTCAAGCACCCATCGGCGCGATTAACGCCGCAGGGAGTCAGCCGTATCGAGACCGTCCGAGCGAGTTGGACCTTCGATCGCCGGCGTGCCGCGGTTCGGGTGAAACGTGGCTACGCCCGGGCGAACTGAACCGTTCGATCCTCGACCGGACCTAGTTTCACGTGAAACGTGGACGGCGATGTTGATCCACTGGACATGTAGGTCGACCAAAACCCCCCATGCTGGCACGGGCCCGTGTTGCTTCATAGGTGGCGCCGTTTGGCGATTCCGCGCCTTCCGGCGGCACACTCCAACGGCGGCGATACCGTCCCTCCTGAACGGGTGGTCCGTCGCCTCGGGAACGGGCCAACCGCACGGCGTGCTTCTTGGCAAAGTTCTGGGGCTGCTTGTACTCACGTCGAACCGGAGCCGCGGGGACATCTACCGCCGATCGGATGAACTTGGCTGGCTCAGGTCTCAAGGTGCCTCAATTCACCCGCCGCAAGACCTGCATCACGTGCCGAGTTCCGGGTGCGTCTATGAGTGGGGGCCCTGTCACGCGGCTTCAGCGAACGCGAGCTGCTCACCACCACGACCCTGAAGCCACGCCCACAAGAGGTGGCGACTCTCTTAACACTCGGACGGCGAGCGTCCAAACTCCTGCGTTGATGCATCGCGAACCTGATTTGTTCGGCGGCTGCCCGGCCGTTCCACGTGAAACGTGGCTTCAAAGCGTCCACCAGCCGCCCCCGCGCCGCCGATGGTTCGGCCTTCGTATCGCCCTACTGCTCAGGGTGTGGGTGAGTTGCTTGCTCCTTCAGGAACAACGACGGCGCTGATGGATACTGTGCGGTTCATCAACGGCGATTACCGCCATACTCGGGCGACCCGCTAAAGACCTGGCCGGCGCCCACACCTGCTCGCGTCCGGCGCCCTGCTTCGTCCCCCGGGACCGGTGTCGACCTTGCGGGTTCGGTGACGCGGCCGTGGGAAAGCGAGGCGAAAGAAGAACGCGCACATCACCTCGACGTCGGGTCCCCGCCGGTTCCACGTGAAACCCGCAATCACAACGACCAAAGGCCGACCCCTTCGGGCGCTATTCTGTCCAACCCAGGTGTTAGAAGGGCGACGGACCTACGACGTTAAATCGCTACACGCGGGGCACATCGACTCGGCGGATCCGGCGTGTGGTGTTTCACGTGAAACGAGACCAAGTGCCGTGTGCGCGACCCGTGGCGTGGGGCCACCGACTCCGGGGTCGAAGCATTCGTCCAACGCCCACTCCGACACATCAACCGGCGCACGCGGGTCGTCGCAAAGGCGGCGGCCGCCGACTAAGAAGAGGGATCCGCGGGGTTCATCCACAGCGTTAGGCACAGCGGTGGATTACCGTACCGTCCTCGCGCATTCCGGGGGAACACGGCGTATGCGCAGGTCAGGACACATCTCCGCACCGCTGCTCAGCCGTAACCCGCCCGCTAGGGCGCAGTCGAGGCGCCATCGACTTCGTGATACACACAGGTGTGGATACCTCGGTGGAAAACCTCACACTCCGTCCGTACGTTCGGCACGAGTGCTCGCGCGTCCGAGGGCCGCGGTCGATCCGTGAGACCGGCAGTTGATAACCGTTATCAGTAGGCACGGCCCACCGGCAGTGGTGACGAGCGGGAAGTCACCGGCGCTTCGCCACCACCACGGTCGTCTGCTCGACCCCTTCGACAGGTTGAACCTGATGAACCGTTGCCTCCACAATGCCGAGCTTCCGCAGCACGTACTTGGCCGTGGCGACTTCGTCGGCCGCGCGTTGTCCCTTGAGCGCGACCAGTGTTCCACCACTCTTCAGGAGCGGAACGGTCCAGCGTGCGAGCTTGTCGAGCGCGGCCACGGCACGCGCCGTCACGTGGTCAAAGGTGCGCCTTCTGTGCAGTTCCTCCGCCCGGGCGTGGTGCAAGATCACGTTGTCGAGGCCGATCTCGTCCACCACGTCCGAGAGCCAGGCGATGCGCCGCTCCATGGGCTCGACCAGGTGAAGCTCGAGATCGGGACGCACGATGGCGAGGACCAGTCCTGGAAACCCTGCGCCCGAGCCGACGTCGGCCACCGCGGCGTCGGCGCCGAGGAAGGGGGCCGCTGCAGCCGAGTTCACCAGGTGTCGGGCCCAGAGTCGGGGCAGTTCCCGTGGCCCGATCAGGCCTCTGAGCTCGCCTTCCTCCGCAAGCATCTGCGCGAAGTGCTCGATCGGCGCCCAGGCGATGCCGAAGTACGCCCGCATCGCGTCCGTCGGAACCTCGACTTCTCCAGCACCCGACCCCGGCTCCGTTCCTAGCGACACCTGTAGCCGATCAGGCCGGGTGGATGACGACGTGGCGGTTCGGCTCGACGCCCTCAGAGTCGCTCACCAGCCCGGCCGCCGCCACGACGTCATGCACGACCTTGCGCTCGAACGGGTTCATGGCCGCCAGCGACGACCGGTCTCCGGACGCACGCACCTTGGCGATCGCCTCGTTGGCGATGTCCGTCAGCTCGGCCTTCCGGTTGCGCCGATAGCTCGCAACATCGAGCATCAGCCGGCTGCGCTCGCCAGTCTTCGCCTGTACGGCGAGCCGGGTCAGCTCCTGCAGAGCGTCCAGGACCTCGCCCTCCGTGCCCACCAGCCGGCGAAGCCACCGGTCGCCGGAGTCCTCCGAGACGATCTCGACCGCGGCTCGGCCATGGTCCACATCGATGTCGATGTCACCGTCGAGGTCGGCGATGTCGAGCAGCTCCTCGAGGTAGTCCGCAGCGATCTCGCCTTCCTCTTCGAGCCGCTTGACGGTCTCTGAGCTGGTGCTGCCTCCACGGGGCGTCTGGACCGACTCTTCCTCGCTCACAGGTGTCCTCATTTCGTCGTTCCGCCGCGGCGGCGGAGATGGCTTGGCCGGCAGTTACAAGGATCTGCCTGGGCAGTTACTTCTTCTTCTTCGCCTGCGACTTGCGCTTGGCCGCTGCGGCGCGTCGCTGCGCCGCGCGCTCCTCATAGCGCTTCTGCGCCCGCTCCGCGTCGGTGAGACCGTCCTTGCCCCGGACCTCGCCGTCACCGGTGATGTCGTCCTCGGGCTCGTCGCCCTCGGCTGCGTCAGGTGACGTAGCCGCAGTCGAACCAGCAGGCGGAATAGTGGCCGGGCCGGTCTTCTTGGCGCGGTCCTTCCGCTTGGGCTGTACGCGCTGGCCGCGCGGCTGCTCCTCCACCACCGCCGTGGACTCCTCCACCGGCGGCAGTCCACGCCGTGCCCGCTTCTTCGCGACGCGCTCCGCGCGCAGCCGTGCGGCCTCCGAGCCCGGCGCCGGCTGCTTACGGATCGTGTAGAACTGCTGGCCCATCGACCACAGGTTCGAGACCGACCAGTAGATGAGTACACCGATCGGGAAGTTGACGCCAGAGAAGGCGAAGACGAGCGGGAGGATGTACATCAGCATCTTCTGCTGACGTGCCATCGGGTTGTCCAAGGCCGAGGCCGGCATGTTCTTCATCGTCAGCTGGCGTTGCGTGAAGAACGTTGTCACGGACATCAAAATGATGAGGACGACCGTCACGACCTTGACCGTCGGGTCGGTCGTGGACAGGAACGTTTCCGAGATGGGTGCGCCGAACAGCGTGGAGCTCTCGGCCTGTGCGGCGAGCTCCTGGTCGAGCGGCCCGATGTTGTCGCCGCCTACGTAGGTCCCTTCGGCCAGCGGGCCGAGCGAGTTGAGCACCCGGAACAGCGCGAAGAAGATCGGCATCTGCAGCAGGATCGGCAGACAGGACGAGAACGGGTTCGCGCCGTGCTCGCGGTAGAGCGCCATCATCTCGGCCTGCATCTTCTGGCGCGATGCAGGGTCGGTCTTGTTCTTGTACTTCTTCTGCAGCTTCTGCATCTCCGGCTGCACCAGCTGCATGCTGCGGGAGGCTTTGATCTGCTTGAAGAACAACGGGATGATCAGGATCCGGATGACCACCGTGAGGCCGACGATGGAGAGCACCCAAGCCCAGCCGGAGCCGCCGGCCATGCCGATGAACACCAGCAGGTCATGGACGCGCACCATGATCCAGGCGACCGCCACCATGATTGGCGACAAGATCGTGTCGAGAAAGCCCATGCCCGTGTGCTCCTAGCGGTCCTTCGGCGCGCCCGTGCGCGCCCCCCATGTATCTGCAATGAGGGTACGGGGTTTCCCGTCCCCAACCACACCGTCCGCCGACGGTCCAGCCCGCTGGCCGGAGCCGTGCCACTGCCCGCGAGGCGGGACGTGGTCGACCCCGCCGAGACTCCACGGGTTACAACGCAGGAGCCGCCAACCGGCGAGCAGGCTGCCCTTGACCACTCCGTGTCGCCGCAGGGCCGTCACCGCGTACGCCGAGCACGATGGGTAGTACTTGCACGACGGCGGCAGCCAGGGGGAGACCACCAGCTGGTATGCGCGCACCAGCCCGACCACGGCCCAGGTCACCGGGTTGCGCGTTGGCCTGTCCGGAGTGGTGTCGACCTCACCCTGTCGGTCCGCCCGTGCACTGTCCTCGCTCATGAGCGCGACTGCTCGCGGGCACGACGGCCCTCGGCACGTGACCGAGCACCGGCAAGACCGGCGTCGAGTTCCCGAGCGAGCTCGGCCGAGGTGGCGCCGTCCGCGGCGGCAAGAGCCCGTACGACCACGCGCGTCCCAGGCTGAAGGGTCGTCACCCGCTCCCGCATCAGGGCACGAAGCCGCCGCTTGACGCGGTTGCGGTGGACGGCGATCCCCACTGACTTGGGCACGATGAAGCCGACCAGAGCAGGCGAACCTTCCCGGTCGGCTTCTTCGGTCAGCCTCAGGTGCACCACCAGCCGGCTAGCGCCGCTCCGGGCGCCGCGACGCACTGCGCCGCTGAACTCGTCCGAGCGGCGCATGCGGTGCCGGGCCGGCAGCACCGTCTGCCCTCAGGCAGAGAGCTCGGAACGCCCCTTGCGACGGCGCGCGGAGAGAATGGCGCGGCCGGCGCGGGTACGCATCCGCAGACGGAAACCGTGCACCTTGGCACGACGCCGGTTGTTCGGCTGGAAAGTCCGCTTGCTCACGGCATTACTCCAAAACGGTCGGTGAAACTCT
This window of the Georgenia yuyongxinii genome carries:
- the trxB gene encoding thioredoxin-disulfide reductase — translated: MTEETSTPEVRDVIIVGSGPAGYTAAIYAARANLRPVVFAGSITAGGALMNTTEVENFPGFEHGILGPELMEQMQKQAQRFGAEVRYEDVVSVDLTGEIKTVTTDDDETFAARAVILANGSAYRKLGLAEEERFSGRGVSWCATCDGFFFRDQHLVVVGGGDSAMEEATFLTRFASKVTVVHRRDSLRASKIMADRAMSNEKIEFAWNSEIAAITGENKVGSVTLRDTVTGETRELDATGVFVAIGHDPRTEILAGQVDLDDAGYIKVASPSTATNIPGVFAAGDAVDHTYRQAITAAGTGCAAALDAERYLAALGEAAAPAPDVAQTPAIA
- the trxA gene encoding thioredoxin, translating into MSNVPAVTDDTFDTEVLNSEVPVLVDFWAEWCAPCRQMAPIIDEIAGAHGSKMKFVKLDTDTNPGVAQRYGIVSIPTFNVYVGGELVKSVVGGRPKKALVEELDEFLS
- a CDS encoding aminotransferase-like domain-containing protein yields the protein MSTPGAQAGHGEHGTRGTAAAAAAAGTRLDPWFSSYADRAHGMRASEVRSLFAVANRPEVVSLAGGMPNIDGLPLEHLAEMTAKLLRDRGTKALQYGGGQGEEELREQIVEVMRYDHIAAHPDDVVVTTGSQQALDLVTEIFVNPGDVVVAEAPSYVGALGVFRAYQADVVHVAMDDDGLVPAELERTLTELERAGRRVKFLYTIPNFHNPAGVSLSLERRPQIVEICRRHHVLILEDNPYGLLGFDADPLPSLKSYDSDGVVYLGSFSKTFAPGYRVGWAAAPHAVREKLVLASESAILSPSNMGQLSIATYLSSYDWYGQVKEYRQMYRARRDAMLGALAEFLPEARWTVPDGGFYTWVTLPAGLDAQAMLPRAVTNLVAYVSGTAFYADGQGRDHMRLSFCYPTPERIREGVRRLSSVVRAEAELVDMFGTSPNTRRSETVEIPSPDQV
- a CDS encoding D-alanine--D-alanine ligase family protein, whose amino-acid sequence is MPTVAILAGGLSHERDISLRSGRRVATALRDRGLSVSVMDVDAGLIPALDRLRPDVVWPLVHGSTGEDGSLQDLLNLLGLPYVGTLAAGCRLASNKPVAKAVLRSAGLPTPNYAAFPQSLFREVGAQAVLNAVEARLEVPLVVKPASGGSALGVSLVESRDQLPDAMVSCFAYGDVALVETAVTGIEVAVSVVDLGEGPRALPAVEIVTEGPYDYDARYNAGRSEYFVPARLNEEQTRTVSDLAVAVHTTLGLRHLSRTDMILDVDGTAWFLDVNVAPGMTETSLFPQAAQAAGDVDDIYIGIVRAAAVAAQV
- a CDS encoding ParB/RepB/Spo0J family partition protein: MSEKRRGLGRGIGALIPSGPTQTATASRPADMFFQPSSTTASSGDEAVVELATPDAALPAADPAPTADGPSAARKAANALMQPSKAAKSRSASAAKARKTTPAKSGTGASPAKAAASTAPSAQAEATESAESELVNEAAPVVVTPAEPTGGAVPAATYSPAAAPDAGAAHAETSPAEAGSETAEDDGLVPVPGATFAELPVNAIVPNTRQPRQIFDEEELDELAASIREVGVLQPVVVRPLTAPITDSPEARYELIMGERRWRASEQAGNDTVPAIIRDTSDGNLLRDALLENLHRADLNPLEEAAAYSQLLEDFGCTHDELGARIARSRPQISNTLRLLKLPPLVQRRVAAGVLSAGHARALLGLSDGAAMERLAQRIVAEGLSVRATEEIVALGDEPVAPEMRRRPRAGAHSEVLNHVAARLADRFDTRVKVNLGQRKGRIAIEFASMDDLTRILDVLAPGEAPVVADQGLGSQN
- a CDS encoding ParA family protein, whose translation is MPQGITAGQERAGADALRRAALLQSVPEADDTTPLAAQLAEDSRRRIRLQGAKFDRPTETRIFTIANQKGGVGKTTTTVNIAGALANGGLNVLVIDNDPQGNASTALGIDHHAGVPSTYDVVIEGTPISEVVQECAAIPGLLVVPATIDLSGAEIELVSKVARENRLRTAVEAYLHWRSHEGLDRLDYVLIDCPPSLGLLTINAFVAAREVMIPIQCEYYALEGLSQLLNNIELIRGHLNPNLHVSTILLTMFDKRTNLAREVADEVREHFPLETLAATIPRSVRISEAPSYGQTVLTYDPGSSGALAYMEAAQEVAARATQTNHDTSAASAEEDNR
- the rsmG gene encoding 16S rRNA (guanine(527)-N(7))-methyltransferase RsmG, producing MRAYFGIAWAPIEHFAQMLAEEGELRGLIGPRELPRLWARHLVNSAAAAPFLGADAAVADVGSGAGFPGLVLAIVRPDLELHLVEPMERRIAWLSDVVDEIGLDNVILHHARAEELHRRRTFDHVTARAVAALDKLARWTVPLLKSGGTLVALKGQRAADEVATAKYVLRKLGIVEATVHQVQPVEGVEQTTVVVAKRR